A window of the Corythoichthys intestinalis isolate RoL2023-P3 chromosome 6, ASM3026506v1, whole genome shotgun sequence genome harbors these coding sequences:
- the LOC130917316 gene encoding uncharacterized protein LOC130917316 isoform X1, which yields MAEDKKDIIQPAEQSSAGLFVQDENKEQHSEAQAVGEETLLSSMFTDSTHPEVPRRSQRARTLTEKGKSLQEAKFIDLVKDFERIYKKWKYQINSFKRMLKYKDTDLLPEAVSAISAIRTEICEIYDKFRSRDEIPDFEIRRKCDMCWSITEAARAKAQCLLEEKGDPDSIAWPDSESVFEGSSSSVSSILTHKSKSMSGMSQQSSVVSLQQRQAAAEVAASEEVIKIMKTQHQCEEEIRELEVEDAKRRAQFLTESTTIKTKLEEKKKEVELLKEIQKHNAAQARLRVYAESLNSEFEEKPPVSNSEVKHDNSLPQPCVLNVHSKPFVPSQVAALTSQQFAPQQAAVHQPAMTTATSIDLVQTLAEAITANRIPIPEPAIFTGDPLQFNDWKLSFQTLVDRKNIPTQEKLFFLRKYVGGSAKMAIEGHFLVGTDAAYSAAWEILNDRFGDPFVIGKSYRDKIQSWHKIGTKDSKDLRQFADFLTSVESAMLCIKNLQVLNDCVENQRIAAKLPDWLSARWNRKATEFQDEHKMFPDFSYFVKFLNKEARIACNPITSLQAMKPSEPDKYMFKEKPRGNKMLNAKSLSTSSNEKPNITCLFCKKPGHTIHKCRKILEKSVEERVKFVQSEKLCFGCLKSGHNSKNCTSRSVCDKCQKPHPTCLHQDREKRDKEQRPKNDQVRSTSNQETVSEEQESTQVTSNRVVQQRSQGCTSSVIPVYVSTVDEPKNERLVYALLDTQSDTTFILKDTAETLNTKSEPVKLKISTMTSKTKIVSSHKMKDLQVRGMNSETRIKLPTTYTRNYIPANRSHIPTSKTAENWSHLKHLASEMAPKLDCDVGLLIGYNCPQALLPLEVISGERDQPFALKSLLGWCIIGYSDTESAYVDEIGVSHRVIVKQVIPAIEPSCKLKPEVHFVNRNKVKEVTPAQIIKVLEMDFVERSIEEESMSQEDMLFLTKVREGIKQKQDGHFEMPLPFKKEKPELPNNKICAEHRLKCLERRLRKDERYYKDYVAFMQDIIQKGDAEKVPEAELHNQPAWYIPHHGIYHPQKPHKIRVVFDASAKFQNTSLNEHLLSGPDLTNTLVGVLCRFRKGQVAIMCDIERMFHQFHVATQDQDYLRFLWWEDGNMEKPPAVFRMRVHLFGAASSPGCANFGLKHLADQGKSKFSQATVKFIQHNFYVDDGLLSVNLEEEALQIVREARELCDTAKLHLHKFISNCEKVIAIIPKEECAEGATELDLALGEPKMERALGVHWCVTSDIFCFRVVMKNNPFTRRGVLSTVASIFDPLGFVAPFILVGKRILQRMCQEKLDWDEPLPQDLKPEWEAWLRDLQNLSTIKISRCYVPSTFNQVQQYELHSFSDASVSGYGVCSYLRTVTKSGEVHCTLVMGKARVAPTKVTTIPRLELSAAVVATRTASFLKRELEIPDIQEYYWTDSKVVLGYINNDARRFHVFVANRIQQIRSSTEPSQWRYVASELNPADHASRGIMTRELVESNWFTGPCFLWQKELPKDDVKLKEINTEDPELKVMHVFTVQAKEEKYVTERLQKFSDWTRAVKAIARLRRYVKSAKNSKVMSNESTTLEERKEAEEFIIRTIQKETFSKEIQSLKDKEELKSFQSKLYQLSPFLDMHDILRVGGRLTKASLHPNIKHPVIMPRDHHVSRLLIKHCHEKIHHQGRGMTVNEIRANGIWIIGCSTEVSSFIYKCVKCRRYRKYNQEQKMGDLPSERLEATPPFACSGMDCFGPFCVKEGRKEVKRYGLLFTCMCSRAIHIEVLDDLSTDCFLNALRCFIAIRGNVSQLHCDQGTNFIGARNELLTQATQEKVKSLGISFVFNPPASSHMGGVWERQIRTIRNVLRAILDESASRLDTSSLRTFMYETMAIVNSRPLTVECLNDPVGPEPLTPNHILTMKSTVITPPPGEFVKEDLYLQKRWKRLQYLANVFWTRWRKEYLLNLQQRLKWSKNRRNMKIDDIVLLQEDCVPRNQWKLAKVVEVTPGADGRVRKVKLLIGDSKTVLERPIHKTVLLLEAG from the coding sequence ATGGCAGAAGACAAGAAAGATATTATCCAGCCCGCTGAACAAAGCAGTGCAGGATTGTTTGTGCAGGATGAAAATAAAGAACAGCATTCAGAAGCTCAAGCAGTTGGAGAAGAAACACTTCTGTCATCAATGTTCACTGATAGCACACATCCAGAAGTTCCACGTAGAAGTCAGCGTGCACGCACTCTCACTGAAAAAGGAAAATCCTTACAAGAAGCCAAGTTCATTGATTTGGTAAAGGACTTTGAGCGAATTTATAAGAAGTGGAAATACCAAATTAACAGTTTTAAAAGAATGCTGAAATACAAGGACACTGATTTGCTACCTGAAGCTGTGAGTGCTATAAGCGCTATCAGGACTGAGATATGTGAAATCTATGACAAATTCAGAAGTAGGGATGAAATTCCTGATTTTGAAATAAGAAGAAAATGTGATATGTGCTGGTCTATCACTGAAGCAGCCAGAGCAAAAGCTCAGTGTCTTCTGGAAGAAAAAGGTGATCCAGATAGCATCGCCTGGCCTGACTCAGAGTCAGTTTTTGAAGGTAGTTCTTCTAGCGTTTCTTCTATACTGACACATAAATCAAAGTCCATGTCAGGAATGTCCCAACAGTCGTCTGTAGTTTCACTACAACAAAGACAAGCTGCAGCTGAAGTAGCAGCTTCTGAAGAAGTcattaaaataatgaaaacacagCATCAATGTGAAGAAGAAATAAGAGAACTTGAAGTTGAGGATGCAAAGAGAAGAGCTCAATTTCTGACAGAAAGCACAACAATAAAGACTAAGTTagaggaaaagaaaaaagaagtggaACTATTAAAAGAAATTCAAAAGCACAATGCAGCTCAAGCCAGATTAAGGGTGTATGCTGAAAGTCTAAACAGTGAGTTTGAAGAAAAACCTCCTGTTTCCAATTCTGAAGTTAAACACGATAATTCTCTTCCACAACCGTGCGTTCTCAATGTCCATTCTAAACCATTTGTTCCATCTCAAGTTGCTGCTCTCACAAGTCAGCAGTTTGCACCTCAACAAGCAGCTGTGCATCAACCAGCAATGACAACTGCAACATCCATTGATCTCGTACAGACATTGGCTGAAGCAATCACGGCAAACAGAATTCCAATCCCGGAGCCTGCTATCTTCACAGGTGACCCGCTGCAGTTTAATGATTGGAAACTGTCTTTTCAAACATTAGTTGATCGTAAAAATATCCCAACTCAAGAAAAACTTTTCTTCCTAAGAAAGTATGTTGGAGGTTCAGCTAAAATGGCCATCGAAGGACACTTTTTAGTTGGAACAGATGCAGCCTATTCTGCTGCCTGGGAAATTCTCAATGACAGGTTTGGAGATCCATTTGTGATTGGCAAGTCATATCGAGATAAGATTCAGTCGTGGCATAAAATCGGCACCAAAGACAGTAAAGATTTACGCCAGTTTGCAGATTTCCTAACAAGTGTTGAATCAGCCATGCTTTGCATTAAAAATCTACAAGTGTTGAATGACTGTGTAGAAAATCAGAGAATAGCAGCAAAGCTCCCTGATTGGCTAAGTGCACGCTGGAATAGAAAGGCGACTGAATTCCAAGATGAACacaaaatgttccctgacttcaGTTATTTTGTGAAATTTCTGAATAAAGAAGCAAGAATTGCATGCAATCCAATCACTTCGTTGCAGGCAATGAAGCCAAGTGAACCAGATAAGTACATGTTCAAAGAGAAGCCAAGAGGGAACAAAATGCTGAATGCTAAATCACTCAGCACAAGCTCCAATGAAAAACCAAATATCACATGTCTTTTTTGTAAGAAACCTGGTCACACAATTCATAAATGTCGAAAGATCCTCGAAAAGTCGGTGGAAGAAAGAGTTAAGTTTGTGCAGTCTGAAAAACTGTGTTTTGGCTGTCTCAAGTCCGGTCATAACTCCAAAAACTGTACGTCAAGAAGTGTTTGTGACAAGTGCCAAAAGCCTCATCCAACGTGTCTTCATCAAGACAGAGAGAAAAGAGACAAGGAACAAAGACCAAAGAACGATCAAGTAAGGTCAACATCAAATCAGGAAACAGTGTCAGAAGAACAAGAGTCCACACAAGTTACGTCTAACAGAGTAGTGCAACAAAGgtcacaaggttgtacttcTTCAGTTATTCCAGTCTATGTCTCAACGGTGGATGAACCAAAAAACGAAAGACTTGTGTATGCTTTGCTTGACACTCAAAGCGACACCACATTCATTTTGAAGGACACAGCTGAGACCTTAAACACAAAGTCTGAGCCGGTCAAACTTAAGATCTCCACAATGACTTCTAAAACAAAGATCGTGTCAAGCCACAAGATGAAAGACCTACAAGTAAGGGGCATGAATTCCGAAACAAGAATCAAGTTGCCCACAACCTATACTCGAAACTACATTCCTGCCAACAGATCACATATTCCTACAAGTAAGACGGCAGAGAATTGGTCCCATCTGAAACATCTCGCAAGTGAGATGGCACCCAAGCTTGACTGCGATGTAGGGTTACTGATTGGGTATAATTGTCCTCAAGCTTTACTCCCACTAGAAGTCATTAGTGGTGAAAGAGACCAGCCATTCGCACTGAAATCCCTGCTTGGTTGGTGTATTATTGGCTACAGTGACACCGAGAGTGCATATGTAGATGAAATAGGAGTGAGCCATCGTGTTATTGTGAAACAAGTCATACCAGCTATTGAACCAAGCTGTAAACTCAAACCTGAAGTGCACTTTGTGAACAGAAACAAAGTCAAAGAAGTCACTCCTGCTCAAATAATTAAAGTGTTGGAAATGGACTTCGTTGAAAGAAGCATTGAAGAAGAGTCGATGTCACAAGAGGACATGTTATTTCTGACTAAAGTAAGAGAAGGCATCAAACAAAAGCAAGATGGTCACTTTGAAATGCCACTACCCTTTAAGAAAGAAAAACCTGAATTGCCAAATAACAAAATTTGTGCAGAACACAGGCTCAAGTGTCTTGAGCGGCGCCTCCGGAAAGATGAGCGCTACTACAAAGATTATGTGGCATTCATGCAAGACATCATACAGAAGGGTGATGCTGAAAAGGTGCCAGAAGCTGAGCTACACAACCAACCAGCATGGTACATACCTCATCATGGCATCTACCATCCACAGAAGCCACATAAGATACGTGTTGTCTTCGATGCCTCGGCAAAGTTTCAGAATACATCTCTGAATGAACATCTCCTGTCAGGGCCAGATCTCACAAACACCCTCGTTGGAGTTCTGTGTCGTTTCAGGAAAGGACAGGTGGCTATCATGTGCGACATAGAGCGCATGTTTCATCAATTTCATGTCGCCACACAAGACCAGGACTACCTTAGATTCCTATGGTGGGAGGACGGTAACATGGAAAAGCCACCAGCAGTTTTTCGCATGAGAGTCCACTTGTTTGGCGCAGCATCATCGCCTGGCTGCGCAAACTTTGGATTGAAACATTTAGCTGACCAAGGAAAAAGTAAGTTCAGTCAAGCCACTGTTAAGTTCATCCAACACAACTTCTACGTTGATGATGGTTTGCTAAGTGTAAATTTGGAAGAAGAAGCTCTGCAGATTGTAAGAGAAGCCAGAGAACTATGTGACACAGCAAAGCTGCACCTGCACAAGTTCATTAGCAACTGCGAAAAGGTGATTGCTATTATTCCAAAGGAAGAATGTGCAGAAGGAGCAACAGAACTGGATCTAGCACTGGGAGAGCCAAAGATGGAAAGAGCCTTAGGAGTTCACTGGTGTGTAACATCGGACATATTCTGCTTCAGAGTTGTCATGAAAAACAACCCCTTCACCAGAAGAGGAGTGCTCTCCACAGTGGCCTCAATATTCGACCCACTCGGATttgtggccccattcattctcgtCGGCAAAAGAATCCTCCAAAGAATGTGTCAGGAAAAGCTGGATTGGGACGAGCCGCTTCCACAAGATCTCAAACCTGAATGGGAAGCCTGGCTTAGAGACCTCCAGAACCTGTCCACAATCAAGATATCACGTTGCTATGTTCCGTCAACATTCAACCAAGTCCAACAGTATGAGTTACACAGCTTTTCTGATGCCAGTGTATCCGGTTACGGCGTGTGCTCATATCTAAGAACAGTGACGAAGTCTGGAGAAGTTCACTGCACCCTTGTAATGGGGAAAGCAAGAGTCGCACCTACGAAAGTGACAACGATTCCAAGACTGGAGCTTTCAGCGGCTGTTGTAGCTACAAGAACAGCTAGCTTTCTGAAAAGAGAGTTAGAAATACCGGACATTCAAGAATACTACTGGACTGATTCTAAAGTCGTCCTTGGTTACATCAATAATGACGCAAGACGCTTTCATGTATTCGTTGCTAACAGAATACAACAAATCAGATCAAGCACAGAACCTAGTCAATGGCGATATGTCGCCTCTGAACTAAATCCTGCAGATCACGCATCGCGAGGAATCATGACCAGAGAATTAGTTGAGTCCAACTGGTTCACTGGCCCATGTTTCTTATGGCAAAAGGAACTGCCCAAAGATGATGTTAAACTGAAAGAGATTAACACTGAAGATCCAGAGCTAAAGGTCATGCATGTTTTCACAGTACAAGCAAAGGAGGAGAAATATGTCACTGAACGGCTGCAAAAGTTCTCAGATTGGACAAGAGCTGTGAAAGCAATTGCAAGATTAAGAAGATATGTTAAGTCTGCAAAGAATTCAAAAGTGATGTCAAATGAAAGTACTACAttggaagaaagaaaagaagctGAAGAGTTCATCATACGCACAATTCAAAAGGAGACATTCAGCAAAGAAATCCAATCACTCAAAGACAAAGAAGAACTCAAGTCATTTCAATCAAAGTTGTACCAGTTAAGTCCATTCCTTGACATGCATGATATCCTTAGAGTGGGAGGCAGACTGACGAAGGCATCGCTCCATCCCAACATCAAACATCCAGTTATCATGCCAAGAGATCATCACGTCTCACGTTTGCTCATCAAACATTGTCATGAGAAGATACACCACCAAGGTCGAGGAATGACAGTCAATGAAATTCGTGCTAATGGCATCTGGATAATTGGCTGCAGTACTGAAGTTTCATCGTTCATATACAAATGTGTCAAATGCCGAAGATACAGGAAATACAACCAAGAACAAAAGATGGGCGACCTGCCATCTGAAAGACTAGAAGCAACCCCTCCATTCGCATGCAGCGGTATGGATTGTTTTGGACCTTTCTGTGTTAAGGAAGGGAGAAAGGAAGTCAAGAGGTATGGACTTTTGTTTACATGTATGTGCTCGAGAGCTATTCATATCGAAGTTTTGGATGACCTCAGCACAGACTGTTTTCTCAATGCACTGCGTTGCTTCATAGCAATACGTGGCAATGTCAGTCAACTGCATTGCGATCAAGGCACTAATTTTATTGGTGCACGGAATGAGCTCCTAACACAAGCAACTCAAGAGAAGGTCAAAAGTCTCGGGATAAGTTTCGTCTTCAACCCACCTGCTTCAAGTCACATGGGAGGAGTCTGGGAAAGACAAATTCGGACAATAAGGAATGTTCTTAGAGCCATTCTCGACGAGTCAGCTTCAAGATTGGACACTTCATCATTGAGAACCTTCATGTATGAAACTATGGCAATAGTGAACAGTCGTCCACTAACTGTTGAGTGCCTTAATGATCCTGTAGGACCTGAGCCGCTCACACCGAATCATATTTTGACTATGAAATCAACAGTGATCACACCACCACCTGGAGAATTCGTCAAAGAAGACCTCTACCTGCAAAAAAGATGGAAAAGACTGCAGTATTTGGCGAATGTATTTTGGACCAGATGGCGAAAGGAATATCTGTTAAACCTGCAACAGAGACTTAAATGGAGTAAGAACAGAAGAAACATGAAGATCGACGACATCGTTCTTCTACAGGAAGACTGTGTTCCGAGGAACCAGTGGAAACTCGCCAAGGTTGTAGAAGTCACACCCGGAGCTGATGGCAGAGTCAGAAAGGTCAAGCTTCTGATTGGTGACTCTAAGACTGTTTTAGAAAGACCGATACACAAAACGGTACTTTTGCTAGAAGCTGGTTAA
- the LOC130917316 gene encoding uncharacterized protein LOC130917316 isoform X3 encodes MTTATSIDLVQTLAEAITANRIPIPEPAIFTGDPLQFNDWKLSFQTLVDRKNIPTQEKLFFLRKYVGGSAKMAIEGHFLVGTDAAYSAAWEILNDRFGDPFVIGKSYRDKIQSWHKIGTKDSKDLRQFADFLTSVESAMLCIKNLQVLNDCVENQRIAAKLPDWLSARWNRKATEFQDEHKMFPDFSYFVKFLNKEARIACNPITSLQAMKPSEPDKYMFKEKPRGNKMLNAKSLSTSSNEKPNITCLFCKKPGHTIHKCRKILEKSVEERVKFVQSEKLCFGCLKSGHNSKNCTSRSVCDKCQKPHPTCLHQDREKRDKEQRPKNDQVRSTSNQETVSEEQESTQVTSNRVVQQRSQGCTSSVIPVYVSTVDEPKNERLVYALLDTQSDTTFILKDTAETLNTKSEPVKLKISTMTSKTKIVSSHKMKDLQVRGMNSETRIKLPTTYTRNYIPANRSHIPTSKTAENWSHLKHLASEMAPKLDCDVGLLIGYNCPQALLPLEVISGERDQPFALKSLLGWCIIGYSDTESAYVDEIGVSHRVIVKQVIPAIEPSCKLKPEVHFVNRNKVKEVTPAQIIKVLEMDFVERSIEEESMSQEDMLFLTKVREGIKQKQDGHFEMPLPFKKEKPELPNNKICAEHRLKCLERRLRKDERYYKDYVAFMQDIIQKGDAEKVPEAELHNQPAWYIPHHGIYHPQKPHKIRVVFDASAKFQNTSLNEHLLSGPDLTNTLVGVLCRFRKGQVAIMCDIERMFHQFHVATQDQDYLRFLWWEDGNMEKPPAVFRMRVHLFGAASSPGCANFGLKHLADQGKSKFSQATVKFIQHNFYVDDGLLSVNLEEEALQIVREARELCDTAKLHLHKFISNCEKVIAIIPKEECAEGATELDLALGEPKMERALGVHWCVTSDIFCFRVVMKNNPFTRRGVLSTVASIFDPLGFVAPFILVGKRILQRMCQEKLDWDEPLPQDLKPEWEAWLRDLQNLSTIKISRCYVPSTFNQVQQYELHSFSDASVSGYGVCSYLRTVTKSGEVHCTLVMGKARVAPTKVTTIPRLELSAAVVATRTASFLKRELEIPDIQEYYWTDSKVVLGYINNDARRFHVFVANRIQQIRSSTEPSQWRYVASELNPADHASRGIMTRELVESNWFTGPCFLWQKELPKDDVKLKEINTEDPELKVMHVFTVQAKEEKYVTERLQKFSDWTRAVKAIARLRRYVKSAKNSKVMSNESTTLEERKEAEEFIIRTIQKETFSKEIQSLKDKEELKSFQSKLYQLSPFLDMHDILRVGGRLTKASLHPNIKHPVIMPRDHHVSRLLIKHCHEKIHHQGRGMTVNEIRANGIWIIGCSTEVSSFIYKCVKCRRYRKYNQEQKMGDLPSERLEATPPFACSGMDCFGPFCVKEGRKEVKRYGLLFTCMCSRAIHIEVLDDLSTDCFLNALRCFIAIRGNVSQLHCDQGTNFIGARNELLTQATQEKVKSLGISFVFNPPASSHMGGVWERQIRTIRNVLRAILDESASRLDTSSLRTFMYETMAIVNSRPLTVECLNDPVGPEPLTPNHILTMKSTVITPPPGEFVKEDLYLQKRWKRLQYLANVFWTRWRKEYLLNLQQRLKWSKNRRNMKIDDIVLLQEDCVPRNQWKLAKVVEVTPGADGRVRKVKLLIGDSKTVLERPIHKTVLLLEAG; translated from the coding sequence ATGACAACTGCAACATCCATTGATCTCGTACAGACATTGGCTGAAGCAATCACGGCAAACAGAATTCCAATCCCGGAGCCTGCTATCTTCACAGGTGACCCGCTGCAGTTTAATGATTGGAAACTGTCTTTTCAAACATTAGTTGATCGTAAAAATATCCCAACTCAAGAAAAACTTTTCTTCCTAAGAAAGTATGTTGGAGGTTCAGCTAAAATGGCCATCGAAGGACACTTTTTAGTTGGAACAGATGCAGCCTATTCTGCTGCCTGGGAAATTCTCAATGACAGGTTTGGAGATCCATTTGTGATTGGCAAGTCATATCGAGATAAGATTCAGTCGTGGCATAAAATCGGCACCAAAGACAGTAAAGATTTACGCCAGTTTGCAGATTTCCTAACAAGTGTTGAATCAGCCATGCTTTGCATTAAAAATCTACAAGTGTTGAATGACTGTGTAGAAAATCAGAGAATAGCAGCAAAGCTCCCTGATTGGCTAAGTGCACGCTGGAATAGAAAGGCGACTGAATTCCAAGATGAACacaaaatgttccctgacttcaGTTATTTTGTGAAATTTCTGAATAAAGAAGCAAGAATTGCATGCAATCCAATCACTTCGTTGCAGGCAATGAAGCCAAGTGAACCAGATAAGTACATGTTCAAAGAGAAGCCAAGAGGGAACAAAATGCTGAATGCTAAATCACTCAGCACAAGCTCCAATGAAAAACCAAATATCACATGTCTTTTTTGTAAGAAACCTGGTCACACAATTCATAAATGTCGAAAGATCCTCGAAAAGTCGGTGGAAGAAAGAGTTAAGTTTGTGCAGTCTGAAAAACTGTGTTTTGGCTGTCTCAAGTCCGGTCATAACTCCAAAAACTGTACGTCAAGAAGTGTTTGTGACAAGTGCCAAAAGCCTCATCCAACGTGTCTTCATCAAGACAGAGAGAAAAGAGACAAGGAACAAAGACCAAAGAACGATCAAGTAAGGTCAACATCAAATCAGGAAACAGTGTCAGAAGAACAAGAGTCCACACAAGTTACGTCTAACAGAGTAGTGCAACAAAGgtcacaaggttgtacttcTTCAGTTATTCCAGTCTATGTCTCAACGGTGGATGAACCAAAAAACGAAAGACTTGTGTATGCTTTGCTTGACACTCAAAGCGACACCACATTCATTTTGAAGGACACAGCTGAGACCTTAAACACAAAGTCTGAGCCGGTCAAACTTAAGATCTCCACAATGACTTCTAAAACAAAGATCGTGTCAAGCCACAAGATGAAAGACCTACAAGTAAGGGGCATGAATTCCGAAACAAGAATCAAGTTGCCCACAACCTATACTCGAAACTACATTCCTGCCAACAGATCACATATTCCTACAAGTAAGACGGCAGAGAATTGGTCCCATCTGAAACATCTCGCAAGTGAGATGGCACCCAAGCTTGACTGCGATGTAGGGTTACTGATTGGGTATAATTGTCCTCAAGCTTTACTCCCACTAGAAGTCATTAGTGGTGAAAGAGACCAGCCATTCGCACTGAAATCCCTGCTTGGTTGGTGTATTATTGGCTACAGTGACACCGAGAGTGCATATGTAGATGAAATAGGAGTGAGCCATCGTGTTATTGTGAAACAAGTCATACCAGCTATTGAACCAAGCTGTAAACTCAAACCTGAAGTGCACTTTGTGAACAGAAACAAAGTCAAAGAAGTCACTCCTGCTCAAATAATTAAAGTGTTGGAAATGGACTTCGTTGAAAGAAGCATTGAAGAAGAGTCGATGTCACAAGAGGACATGTTATTTCTGACTAAAGTAAGAGAAGGCATCAAACAAAAGCAAGATGGTCACTTTGAAATGCCACTACCCTTTAAGAAAGAAAAACCTGAATTGCCAAATAACAAAATTTGTGCAGAACACAGGCTCAAGTGTCTTGAGCGGCGCCTCCGGAAAGATGAGCGCTACTACAAAGATTATGTGGCATTCATGCAAGACATCATACAGAAGGGTGATGCTGAAAAGGTGCCAGAAGCTGAGCTACACAACCAACCAGCATGGTACATACCTCATCATGGCATCTACCATCCACAGAAGCCACATAAGATACGTGTTGTCTTCGATGCCTCGGCAAAGTTTCAGAATACATCTCTGAATGAACATCTCCTGTCAGGGCCAGATCTCACAAACACCCTCGTTGGAGTTCTGTGTCGTTTCAGGAAAGGACAGGTGGCTATCATGTGCGACATAGAGCGCATGTTTCATCAATTTCATGTCGCCACACAAGACCAGGACTACCTTAGATTCCTATGGTGGGAGGACGGTAACATGGAAAAGCCACCAGCAGTTTTTCGCATGAGAGTCCACTTGTTTGGCGCAGCATCATCGCCTGGCTGCGCAAACTTTGGATTGAAACATTTAGCTGACCAAGGAAAAAGTAAGTTCAGTCAAGCCACTGTTAAGTTCATCCAACACAACTTCTACGTTGATGATGGTTTGCTAAGTGTAAATTTGGAAGAAGAAGCTCTGCAGATTGTAAGAGAAGCCAGAGAACTATGTGACACAGCAAAGCTGCACCTGCACAAGTTCATTAGCAACTGCGAAAAGGTGATTGCTATTATTCCAAAGGAAGAATGTGCAGAAGGAGCAACAGAACTGGATCTAGCACTGGGAGAGCCAAAGATGGAAAGAGCCTTAGGAGTTCACTGGTGTGTAACATCGGACATATTCTGCTTCAGAGTTGTCATGAAAAACAACCCCTTCACCAGAAGAGGAGTGCTCTCCACAGTGGCCTCAATATTCGACCCACTCGGATttgtggccccattcattctcgtCGGCAAAAGAATCCTCCAAAGAATGTGTCAGGAAAAGCTGGATTGGGACGAGCCGCTTCCACAAGATCTCAAACCTGAATGGGAAGCCTGGCTTAGAGACCTCCAGAACCTGTCCACAATCAAGATATCACGTTGCTATGTTCCGTCAACATTCAACCAAGTCCAACAGTATGAGTTACACAGCTTTTCTGATGCCAGTGTATCCGGTTACGGCGTGTGCTCATATCTAAGAACAGTGACGAAGTCTGGAGAAGTTCACTGCACCCTTGTAATGGGGAAAGCAAGAGTCGCACCTACGAAAGTGACAACGATTCCAAGACTGGAGCTTTCAGCGGCTGTTGTAGCTACAAGAACAGCTAGCTTTCTGAAAAGAGAGTTAGAAATACCGGACATTCAAGAATACTACTGGACTGATTCTAAAGTCGTCCTTGGTTACATCAATAATGACGCAAGACGCTTTCATGTATTCGTTGCTAACAGAATACAACAAATCAGATCAAGCACAGAACCTAGTCAATGGCGATATGTCGCCTCTGAACTAAATCCTGCAGATCACGCATCGCGAGGAATCATGACCAGAGAATTAGTTGAGTCCAACTGGTTCACTGGCCCATGTTTCTTATGGCAAAAGGAACTGCCCAAAGATGATGTTAAACTGAAAGAGATTAACACTGAAGATCCAGAGCTAAAGGTCATGCATGTTTTCACAGTACAAGCAAAGGAGGAGAAATATGTCACTGAACGGCTGCAAAAGTTCTCAGATTGGACAAGAGCTGTGAAAGCAATTGCAAGATTAAGAAGATATGTTAAGTCTGCAAAGAATTCAAAAGTGATGTCAAATGAAAGTACTACAttggaagaaagaaaagaagctGAAGAGTTCATCATACGCACAATTCAAAAGGAGACATTCAGCAAAGAAATCCAATCACTCAAAGACAAAGAAGAACTCAAGTCATTTCAATCAAAGTTGTACCAGTTAAGTCCATTCCTTGACATGCATGATATCCTTAGAGTGGGAGGCAGACTGACGAAGGCATCGCTCCATCCCAACATCAAACATCCAGTTATCATGCCAAGAGATCATCACGTCTCACGTTTGCTCATCAAACATTGTCATGAGAAGATACACCACCAAGGTCGAGGAATGACAGTCAATGAAATTCGTGCTAATGGCATCTGGATAATTGGCTGCAGTACTGAAGTTTCATCGTTCATATACAAATGTGTCAAATGCCGAAGATACAGGAAATACAACCAAGAACAAAAGATGGGCGACCTGCCATCTGAAAGACTAGAAGCAACCCCTCCATTCGCATGCAGCGGTATGGATTGTTTTGGACCTTTCTGTGTTAAGGAAGGGAGAAAGGAAGTCAAGAGGTATGGACTTTTGTTTACATGTATGTGCTCGAGAGCTATTCATATCGAAGTTTTGGATGACCTCAGCACAGACTGTTTTCTCAATGCACTGCGTTGCTTCATAGCAATACGTGGCAATGTCAGTCAACTGCATTGCGATCAAGGCACTAATTTTATTGGTGCACGGAATGAGCTCCTAACACAAGCAACTCAAGAGAAGGTCAAAAGTCTCGGGATAAGTTTCGTCTTCAACCCACCTGCTTCAAGTCACATGGGAGGAGTCTGGGAAAGACAAATTCGGACAATAAGGAATGTTCTTAGAGCCATTCTCGACGAGTCAGCTTCAAGATTGGACACTTCATCATTGAGAACCTTCATGTATGAAACTATGGCAATAGTGAACAGTCGTCCACTAACTGTTGAGTGCCTTAATGATCCTGTAGGACCTGAGCCGCTCACACCGAATCATATTTTGACTATGAAATCAACAGTGATCACACCACCACCTGGAGAATTCGTCAAAGAAGACCTCTACCTGCAAAAAAGATGGAAAAGACTGCAGTATTTGGCGAATGTATTTTGGACCAGATGGCGAAAGGAATATCTGTTAAACCTGCAACAGAGACTTAAATGGAGTAAGAACAGAAGAAACATGAAGATCGACGACATCGTTCTTCTACAGGAAGACTGTGTTCCGAGGAACCAGTGGAAACTCGCCAAGGTTGTAGAAGTCACACCCGGAGCTGATGGCAGAGTCAGAAAGGTCAAGCTTCTGATTGGTGACTCTAAGACTGTTTTAGAAAGACCGATACACAAAACGGTACTTTTGCTAGAAGCTGGTTAA